The sequence below is a genomic window from Nicotiana tomentosiformis chromosome 6, ASM39032v3, whole genome shotgun sequence.
ctaacatattgggaagggggaaaaagccacgacaaagctggggaaccacggaattcatcttgagttcttatttttccttcttttattgattattatgcactcttgtgaattatttgatgattgcatgaacatgagttgctaagaaccctattattctagggtcatgggcgaTACATGAatattgatgtttgaagtttaatttgacaaagttgattttatcatattgggttatttatttaattctgtttttaattaatttgatgagtagctaacagtgaattactatttacgaatctagagttgaactcgaaagtgggaattctagattgcatatagaattaaatagagcaagttcttgaacccggacatcggggaacggattcgcaattaggatagaaatatactaattgtcttgctcggttgaaatacatgaagtgtaaatgcattcttgttaatcttaattccatagacatataggcattaagttagcttgaataggcgagtaagaactcgacagattcttatgagtaatatcaaccctgtcaatcaacaatccaaataaatcaattagttattttaagctaagaatgcaacatgattgttagataacccgtgaccctggaatattatttcctattgattgttattcgaaatcatttaagtgttgtggttgatctctagtatttcattacttgatagtttctAGGTGGtaatttagaaaattatctattttgtgagaaatcgcttgaattgataagttatttgagtttgagttagtcaaaagttaatcataagtcttcatgggaacgatactctactaaCTACTATATTACTTAACGACCACGTATATTTgcatgagtgtgtttggtcgcaacatatATCCAAAGGGGCCGGCCCTGAAGCTCTTCGAACTGAGGAGAatgccccaagcgactcgcttggagcaatagtaatcggagactcgcctacTCTCCCTGCTTTTTTTGAAGGGGCAATTTGGGAAGCCCGAGCTTTGGGCACCCTCGAGGTAGATGTGTCCCATGAGGGAGAGGACCCCTTTCGTGATTTGTTTACCGGTATTGAGGATGTTGCCGGCTCGAGTGACGCGTCGGGTCATTTCTTCGAGGTTCAACGaaccctgaatcgggtaagtctcGATTCCCTTTGTTGATTTCATTTGTTTTTCATTTTCTGCCTAACTTTTTCCTTTTTTCATATAGGCTTTAGCTCTTCATCAAGAGGAGTTTTCCAAGTCTTGAACGGAATTGAGCCGATATGGGGCCGACTTCTGAAGGCTTTCGGAAgagagaaatgccctcaaacCTCTTAATGGGCagaaagaggaagagatcaaagatctctgagctgagttggccaaggcataccaagatcagaccgacctgaccgagcaggtaatgataattttaaaaactcatgggctcgattcgggaacggtggctaatatttcgatctcacagctgcagcagaagcttgaggtgatCGAGCTGCTTCATGAGGAGGTCGATACGATAAGGGCGGAGACCTTGTTGTGGAAAGAAGGCATGGACCGCTTCGctacagaaaaagagactgctagagcccaattatcatcgaccaaaagtcaacttcaaggcatgaaggagaagagatcggttcaagcaagaaaaatagaggagctctaTTGTGGCCGTCTAtcaggccgatgctgaagccacTCAAGTACAAGCAAAAAAGGCAGCCAAGACAGCTCAAACTCGAGaatattgggttgctgaactcgccaaattccAATCTCGGAGGAAAACCCTCTAGGAGATTCATGcttgaggtttcgatcttaccgtaGAGAtaaaaaaaaggctaaagagcttgaagccgatgccggagccttggcttccgaagatgatgatgatgatgatgatgggagcaagagtgggtctgaGAGAGGGGaagagcccgatggagaagagactgcccccggacataatcaggaaacttagggttttttccattttgattttttgtgtagAGTCCTGATCAGACGTTGTAAATAATACCCTTATATATATAATCTTTTCCTTTCCAAACTTGTCTCTGTTTTATTCCCAGCCtcgtgaagattttgtttcattcatgccttatgaaagttttcataagttcgaggccttaggcaatttgatcaaagtcggaccttgtagtctttataaccgagtgagcgcttgctcgaacttgaattaaaaatagcccttaggcttgatagtagagtgtgtttgctcaaactcggggttatgtagcccgtatgctttatagtcgagtgagcgtttgctcggactcgaagtaatctaacccgtaggcttagtagtcgagtgagtgattgctcgaactcgaagtggtgtagcccgtaggtttttatggtcgagtgagtgattgttcgaactcgaaataagattagcccgtaggctttatgatcgagtgagtgattgctcgaactagaaataagaatatcccttaggcttagtagtcgagtgagtgattgctcgaactcaaagtgatgtagcccgtaggctttatggtagagtgagttattgctcgaactcaaaataagattagcacataggcttagtagtcgagtgagtgagtgctcaaactcgaagtgatatatcccgtaggcttagtagtcgagtgagtgatttctcgaactcgaagtgatgtagcctgtaggctttatggtcgagtgagtgattgctcgaactcaaaataagattagcccttaggcttagtagtcgagtaagtgattgctcaaacttgaagtgctgtagcccgtaggctttatggtcgagtgagtgattgctcgaactcgaaataagattagcacgtaggcttagtggtcgagtgagtgattgctcgaactcgaagtgatgtagcccgtaggctttatagtcgagtgagcgtttgctcagactcgaagtaatgtagcatgtaggcttagtagtcgagtgagtgattgcttgaactcgaattgatgtagcccgtaagctttatggtcgagtgagtgattgctcgaactcaaaataagattagcccttaggcttagtagtcgagtgagtgattgctcgaactcgaagtgatgtagcatgtaggctttatagtcgagtgagcgtttgctcgaactcaaagtaatgtagcccataggcttagtagtcgagtgagtgattgctcgaactcgaagtgatgtagcccgtaggctttatggtcgagtaagtgattgctcgaactcgaaataaaattagcccttaggcttagtagtcgagtgagtgattgctcgaactcgaagtggtgtagcccgtaggctttatggtcgagtgagtgattgctcaaactcgaaataagattagcccgtaggctttatgatcAAGTGAGCGTTTGCGcggactcgaagtaatgtagcccgtaggcttatgtggggcttgatctcgttgatttttcggttagcattccccgatttatggggtaatggtcgacCCTTGagtctgtttgcataatagatcacgaaatagaggatggattctgagatatgagatatcggtaaaggagaattttctctttatgtcattatgcatgtgttcatgttttgtaccagggatcgagtttactacacgagcatggttcgttttgaccatttggctcttacaatttttcctatcaaaaccctgttgtcatgaagtaacttcTTTGCATTGGACTTGATGATAGCGATCGATATATTCGACAGTAAtacccccagtattcgaggttgattgtaaagaatccttggatactgttgaattgttctaagttagcacgattaatagttgcctcattaaaaaccttgccgaaaaacccatttgggataaaaccggtctaagggttGAATAATTCATCCATGTTCCTGGTCGAACTCCTACAAGgtttagtttcgaaatataaataaACATGGGAGGATCGTACCTTAGCattagtatcgttttaggtgtgacacattccaattgcttggtagttgtttttcgtttatcacaccgagcttgtCGGATCCTTTACCGACAATTTCGATAACCTTATACGGACATTCCCAGTtaggacccagttttccttcatttggatttcgggagTTGAGGGTAACTTtccttagtactaagtccccgattttaaaatatcgaagattggttcttcgattataatacctttcgatctgcTGTTTTTGAGCGGCTAATCAGACGAGGGTCGCTTCTCgtttttcgtccaataattctaggctcgtgttcatccTTTTGTTATTCTACTCatttgttgcatatcaaaacctgatgctAGTTTCTCCGACCTCAATTGGGATAAGAACTTCgccgccataaaccaacgagaatggtgtcgCTCCGGTACTCAATTTTGATGTTGTgcagtatgcccataggacttcgggtagtatttatctccattttcctttagcgttggttaaccttttcttaagattttggatgatggttttgttggtcgattcgtcCTCTCTATTCCTGCTGGGATGATAAgatgttgataggatccttttgattttgtggtcttcgagaaatttggttactttgctttcgatgaattgctttccattatcacatacaatatCGGATGGCATCccaaaccgacatatgatgtggtcccaaatgaagtctatcacctccttttctctgactttctcgaaagcctgtgcttcaaaccatttagagaaataatcagtcataaacaaaataaactgagccttacctggggccgatgggagggggccgacaatgtccattccccatttcatgaaaggccaaggagctaggaccgagtggagaagttccccgggttgatgaatcatgggcgcatgtctttgacatttgtcgcattttcgaacgaactcccttgcatatTTATCCAtaccgatccaataatatcctgctctgattattttgtggacTAATGAATCATCACCGGAATGATTCCcataagtgccctcgtgaatctcacgtaggatgtagtcagTGTCTCCTgttcccaaacatattgccagtggaccatcgaacgttcttctaaACAGCGCTCCATCATTGGATAAGGTGAACCGTGCAGCTTTTGTGCATAGAGTTCTCGATTCCTGTGGATCCGATGGAagtttcccgttcttgaagtactctatatatttgtttctccaatcccaggttagacttgtggagtttatctcggcatgatcTTCCTCGATTACTGATTTCATGAGTtgcacgacagtccccgagttgagttcgtcatcatCGTCCGACGACCCTAAGTTtccaagggcatcggcctcactgttttgctctcgaaGTACATGTTGCAAaatccattccttaaatcgatgtagagtcacttgcaatttatccaagtacctctgcattcgatcttcccAGACTTCAAAAGTctcgttgacttgatttaccatgaggagggaatcacatttagcctccATGACCTCGGCTCTAAAGCTTCTAGCTAGATCGAAacctgcaattacggcctcatactcggcctcgttgttagtcaattttttagttttaatagactgtctaactatattacctgtgggcgattttagtacgatgcccagtccggacccctttgcgttcaaggcaccgtccgtaaagaagGTTCAAAttcccgaagaggtacccgattttagCATTAATTCCTTTTTgatctcgggtacgaaggccggtgtaaagtcagccacgaaatCCGCTAAGATTTGggatttgatagcggttcgaggtcgatactcgatgtcgtaaccgccgatctctatggcccatttggccaatcgacctgaaagctcaggtttgtgtaaaatattttatAGGTGATAAGTTGTTATAACATGTATCGGatggcactggaaatatggttttagcttcctagaggcacttattaaagcaagcgctaatttttctaagtgtggatatctagttttggcctcgcctagagttcgactgacataataaataggaaattgcgtacctcgctCTTCTTgaattaggactccacttaccgctacctccaaGACAGCTAGATACAGGTAAAGCTGTTTGTCtgccttcggggtatgaagcaacggagggctcgatagataccgttttagctcttccaaatcttgctgacattccggagtccatgaaaaattgcttttcttcttaagcaaatagaaaaatcggtggctcctatccgaggatctcgaaatgaatcgtcccagggcggctatccgtcccattagcctttgcacgacctttacattatctaccactGTGATGTCTTCTATTgctttgattttattggggttaaTCTTGGTTCcttgattggacaccatgaaatcgagaaacttgcccgagccaaccccggaagcacatttttcgggattgagcttcatattgtactcccttagtatgtcgaaaagttcctgcaaatgctttaaatggtcctctgctcacagggaTTTAACCAACATGTcattaatataaacttccattgattttccggTTTGCTTTTCGAATATTctgtttactaggcattggtaagttgCACCAGGATTGTTTTaggccaaatggcattacattataacagtaggtcccgtacttagtgataaatgaggaattttcctgatcctccgggttcatctgtatttggttgtacccggaataggcatcgagaaaactgagagtctcgtggctggccgtggcatcgatcatacaatcgatattaggcaaaggaaaagagtccttggggaatgctttattcaggtctttataatctatacacattctaagtttgttcccctttttagggactaccaccacatttgctagccattcggtgtactttacttcccgaatggaccctattttaagatgtttggttacctcgtctttgatgaaggcgTGTTTGACCTTGGACTGGGGCCTCATTTTTTGTTTTAccgggtggaattttgggtccttagcttatgagtggtgattcccagtgggatccctgtcatgtcaagatgagACCAAGAGAAacagtctatgttagctataTGAAATTGAATGAGCTttctcctgagctcgggatctaaccccgtgcccaggcatacctttcgttcgggcagatatTTGATTactatgacttgctccagttcttcgattgTTGATTAggtggcgtcagaatcatcgggaaccacgaaagatcgagggatccTATGTTCATCATTttcgtcagtcttctgattctctaattGGGTCAAAGCTGACatttgtaattgctatttggtattccgTTCCTCCTTCGGATCTGATCCTTTTTGCTGATGATAATGATGACATCGGAATCACCTCATCGACAGCAAACATTTATTTTGCGgtcggttgctccccgtagaccgttttgattccctttgatgttgggaacttcaaaacctggtggagggtcgagggtacaaccctcatattgtggatccacggccttacgaacagggcgttgtatctcatatcgccttcgatcacgcgGAACTTCATTTATTGGATGGTTCCGGCACGTTAACTGGCAAGATTATtttgcccttagtagtttcacaggccatattgaatccgtttattACCAaggttgcgggcacgacctggtcctgtagaccgagttgctctatgaccctcgatcgaatgatattggctgaactacctagatcaattaacacacatttaacttgagttttattcataagtacagatattaccagtgcatcattatgtggttgcatgattccttccacGTCTTCATTATTATAGGACAAGGTTCCTTCAGGGGTGTAATTCTGAGTCCGAGATTGCTTTTCTCTTACAACCGACATCTTAGTgtgtttaagcaccggcccctggGCGGGATCGATCtcaccaatgatcatgtggatgatgtgttgtggatcttcttgttcgttttgtctattgaaattCCTGTTTTTGAAAAGGTTTTTGGCCCTGTCACTTAAAAATtttcgaaggtgccctttgttgaataaccgaactacctcctc
It includes:
- the LOC138893715 gene encoding uncharacterized protein — protein: MEAKCDSLLMVNQVNETFEVWEDRMQRYLDKLQVTLHRFKEWILQHVLREQNSEADALGNLGSSDDDDELNSGTVVQLMKSVIEEDHAEINSTSLTWDWRNKYIEYFKNGKLPSDPQESRTLCTKAARFTLSNDGALFRRTFDGPLAICLGTGDTDYILREIHEGTYGNHSGDDSLVHKIIRAGYYWIAQAFEKVREKEVIDFIWDHIICRFGMPSDIVCDNGKQFIESKVTKFLEDHKIKRILSTSYHPSRNREDESTNKTIIQNLKKRLTNAKGKWR